Proteins encoded within one genomic window of Mycolicibacterium monacense:
- a CDS encoding HAD-IB family hydrolase, protein MSASEQDAASPSEQPAASPADHPVRTAAFFDLDKTVIAKSSTLAFSKPFFDQGLLNRRAVLKSTYAQFFFLMSGADHDQMDRMRSYVTNMCTGWDVEQIKSIVNETLHDIVDPLVFAEAADLIADHKLCGRDVVVVSASGEEIVAPIARGLGATHAMATRMVVEDGRYTGEIAFYCYGEGKVEAIRALAAREGYALEHCYAYSDSITDLPMLEAVGHPTVVNPDRALRKEATARGWPVLTFTRPVSLRDRIPAPSGAAVATTAAVGMSALAAGALTYSLLRRFAL, encoded by the coding sequence GTGAGCGCATCTGAGCAGGACGCCGCGTCGCCCAGCGAGCAGCCAGCGGCATCGCCGGCCGATCACCCCGTGCGCACGGCTGCGTTTTTCGATCTTGACAAGACGGTCATTGCGAAGTCGAGCACGTTGGCTTTCAGCAAACCTTTCTTCGATCAGGGCCTCCTGAATCGGCGAGCCGTGCTCAAGTCCACCTACGCACAGTTCTTCTTCCTGATGTCGGGCGCCGACCACGACCAGATGGACCGCATGCGGTCCTACGTGACCAACATGTGCACCGGGTGGGATGTCGAGCAGATCAAGTCCATCGTCAACGAGACGCTGCACGACATCGTCGACCCCCTGGTCTTCGCCGAGGCGGCCGACCTGATCGCCGACCACAAACTCTGCGGCCGCGACGTGGTGGTCGTGTCCGCATCCGGCGAGGAGATCGTCGCGCCGATCGCCCGCGGACTGGGCGCCACCCACGCGATGGCGACCCGGATGGTCGTCGAGGACGGGCGCTACACCGGGGAGATCGCCTTCTACTGCTACGGCGAGGGCAAGGTCGAAGCCATCCGCGCGCTCGCCGCGCGGGAGGGATACGCACTCGAGCACTGTTACGCGTACTCCGATTCGATCACCGATCTGCCGATGCTCGAGGCGGTGGGCCATCCGACCGTGGTCAACCCCGACCGCGCGCTGCGCAAGGAAGCCACCGCCCGCGGCTGGCCGGTGTTGACCTTCACCAGGCCGGTGTCGCTGCGCGACCGCATTCCCGCCCCGTCGGGCGCCGCCGTCGCCACCACCGCGGCGGTCGGGATGAGCGCGCTCGCCGCCGGCGCGCTGACATATTCCCTGCTCCGCCGCTTCGCACTCTGA
- a CDS encoding S1 family peptidase gives MRTGHRRLALIVAGAAVCFAQMLGAAPTAGAAGPVVLGGGSGIVVNGESFCTLTTIGNDNRGNLIGFTSAHCGGPGATVSAEGAPDAGILGTMVAGNEALDYAVIQFDPQKVAPTNNVNGFQINGLGPDPAFGQVACKLGRTTGYSCGVTWGPGEDPGTIVNQVCGQPGDSGAPVTVDNRLVGMIHGAYTEGLPTCVVKYIPLHTPAVTMSFNTQLADIVAKGRPGSGFVPVGAVA, from the coding sequence TTGCGTACCGGACACCGCCGACTGGCGCTGATCGTCGCGGGGGCGGCCGTCTGCTTCGCCCAGATGCTCGGCGCCGCTCCCACCGCAGGCGCCGCCGGACCCGTCGTCCTCGGTGGCGGCTCGGGCATCGTCGTCAACGGTGAGTCCTTCTGCACGCTGACCACCATCGGCAACGACAACCGCGGCAACCTGATCGGTTTCACCTCCGCCCACTGCGGTGGGCCCGGGGCGACGGTGTCGGCCGAGGGGGCGCCGGACGCGGGCATCCTCGGGACCATGGTCGCGGGCAACGAGGCGCTCGACTACGCGGTGATCCAGTTCGATCCGCAGAAGGTCGCGCCGACCAACAATGTCAACGGCTTCCAGATCAACGGCCTCGGACCCGACCCCGCGTTCGGCCAGGTCGCCTGCAAACTGGGCCGCACCACCGGCTACTCGTGCGGTGTGACGTGGGGTCCGGGTGAGGACCCCGGCACGATCGTCAACCAGGTGTGCGGGCAGCCCGGCGACTCCGGTGCGCCGGTCACGGTCGACAACCGCCTCGTCGGCATGATCCACGGCGCCTACACCGAGGGTCTGCCGACGTGCGTGGTGAAGTACATCCCGCTGCACACCCCGGCCGTCACGATGTCGTTCAACACCCAACTGGCCGACATCGTCGCCAAGGGCCGGCCGGGCTCGGGTTTCGTCCCGGTCGGCGCCGTGGCCTGA
- a CDS encoding TadA family conjugal transfer-associated ATPase, whose product MTSSLIDRVRERLAAESSPLHPAVVAAAIRAESGGVLGDTEVLTNLRALQTELTGAGPLEPLLCADGTTDVLVTAPDAVWIDDGKGLRRTTVRFADEGAVRRLAQRLALAAGRRLDEAQPWVDGQLHGLGAGGFTVRLHAVLPPVAAAGTCLSLRVLRPATQDLAALVAAGTIADEASALLRDVIDARLAFLVSGGTGAGKTTLLAAALGAVAGQERIVCVEDAAELAPQHPHVVKLVARGANVEGVGEVTVRDLVRQALRMRPDRIVVGEVRGAEVVDLLAALNTGHDGGAGTVHANSPAEVPARMEALGAVGGLSRAALHSQLTAAVQVLLHVARDRTGARRLTQIALLQPHDDGRVRVVPAWQIDRGFDAGAADLRRLVSSRRAR is encoded by the coding sequence GTGACCTCATCGCTGATCGATCGGGTGCGGGAGCGGCTCGCCGCCGAGTCGTCCCCGCTGCACCCGGCGGTCGTCGCGGCCGCCATCCGGGCGGAGTCGGGTGGCGTCCTCGGTGACACCGAGGTGCTGACCAATCTGCGGGCGCTGCAGACCGAACTGACCGGTGCGGGTCCGCTCGAACCGCTGCTGTGCGCCGACGGCACCACCGACGTGCTGGTCACCGCGCCCGACGCGGTGTGGATCGACGACGGAAAGGGCCTGCGCCGCACCACGGTCCGGTTCGCCGACGAAGGTGCTGTGCGCCGGCTCGCGCAGCGGCTGGCGCTGGCCGCGGGGCGTCGCCTGGACGAGGCCCAGCCGTGGGTCGACGGTCAACTGCACGGGCTCGGCGCGGGCGGGTTCACCGTGCGCCTGCACGCCGTGCTCCCACCGGTCGCGGCTGCGGGCACGTGTCTGTCCCTTCGGGTGTTGCGTCCGGCCACACAGGATCTGGCCGCGCTGGTCGCCGCGGGCACGATCGCCGACGAGGCGTCGGCGCTGCTGCGCGACGTGATCGACGCCCGGCTGGCGTTCCTGGTCAGCGGCGGAACCGGAGCGGGGAAGACGACGCTGCTCGCCGCCGCGCTCGGCGCGGTCGCCGGCCAAGAACGGATCGTCTGCGTCGAGGACGCCGCCGAACTGGCGCCGCAGCATCCCCATGTGGTGAAACTGGTCGCCCGCGGCGCGAACGTCGAGGGAGTCGGCGAGGTGACCGTGCGCGATCTCGTACGGCAGGCGCTGCGGATGCGGCCCGACCGGATCGTCGTCGGGGAGGTCCGCGGCGCGGAGGTCGTCGACCTGCTCGCCGCGCTCAACACCGGCCACGACGGCGGTGCGGGGACCGTACACGCCAACAGCCCCGCCGAGGTGCCTGCACGGATGGAGGCCCTCGGCGCGGTCGGCGGGCTCAGCCGAGCGGCGTTGCACAGCCAGTTGACCGCCGCGGTGCAGGTGCTCCTGCACGTGGCGCGCGACCGCACCGGCGCGCGCCGGCTCACGCAGATCGCGCTGCTGCAACCGCACGACGACGGACGCGTGCGCGTGGTTCCGGCGTGGCAGATCGATCGTGGGTTCGACGCCGGTGCCGCGGATTTGCGCCGCCTGGTGTCGTCGAGGAGGGCGCGATGA
- the acs gene encoding acetate--CoA ligase: protein MSDVHTEVPSSYPPPAEFAEQANAKAEMYREAEEDRLAFWAKQAERLSWDTPFTEVLDWSDAPFAKWFVGGKINVAYNCVDRHVEAGNGDRVAIHWEGEPVGDSRSLTYAELKDEVCRAANALTDLGLTAGDRAAIYMPMVPEAIVAMLACARLGVLHSVVFAGFSASALKARIEDAEAKLVITTDGQYRRGKAASLKDAVDEAVDGQPSIEHVLVVRRTGIDVKWTDGRDLWWHETVDGASTEHTPEAFDSEHPLFLLYTSGTTGKPKGIVHTTGGYLVQSSYTHHNVFDVKPDTDVYWCTADIGWVTGHTYITYGPLSNGVTQVVYEGTPTSPSEHRHFEVIEKYGVTIYYTAPTLVRTFMKLGRAVPDAHDLSSLRLLGSVGEPINPEAWRWYRNVFGDNNIPVVDTWWQTETGAIMISPLPGVTAAKPGSAMTPLPGISAKIVDDDGNQLPPGSDHGEQANGYLVLDQPWPAMLRGIWGDPQRFKETYWSRFAEQGWYFAGDGARYDADGNIWVLGRIDDVMNISGHRISTAEVESALVGHAHVAEAAVVGATDDHTGQAICAFVILESSAADKPHEHMVEELRAEVAKEISPIARPREIHVVPELPKTRSGKIMRRLLRDVAEGRELGDTSTLVDPGVFEAIRASKAEV from the coding sequence ATGTCCGACGTGCACACCGAAGTCCCGTCCAGCTACCCGCCGCCCGCCGAATTCGCCGAGCAGGCGAACGCCAAAGCGGAGATGTATCGAGAAGCCGAGGAGGACCGGCTCGCCTTCTGGGCCAAACAGGCCGAGCGATTGTCGTGGGACACCCCGTTCACCGAGGTGCTGGACTGGTCGGACGCCCCGTTCGCGAAGTGGTTCGTCGGCGGCAAGATCAACGTGGCCTACAACTGCGTCGACCGCCACGTCGAGGCCGGCAACGGTGACCGCGTGGCGATCCACTGGGAGGGCGAACCGGTCGGCGACTCCCGCTCACTGACCTACGCCGAACTCAAAGACGAAGTGTGCAGGGCGGCCAACGCGCTGACCGACCTCGGTCTGACCGCCGGCGACCGGGCCGCGATCTACATGCCGATGGTGCCCGAGGCGATCGTGGCGATGCTGGCGTGTGCGCGCCTCGGCGTCCTGCACTCGGTGGTGTTCGCCGGGTTCTCGGCGTCGGCGCTCAAGGCCCGCATCGAGGACGCCGAAGCCAAACTCGTCATCACCACCGACGGGCAGTACCGCCGCGGTAAGGCCGCCTCGTTGAAGGACGCGGTCGACGAGGCCGTCGACGGTCAACCCTCGATCGAGCACGTTCTGGTGGTGCGCCGCACCGGGATCGACGTCAAGTGGACCGACGGACGCGACCTGTGGTGGCACGAGACGGTCGACGGTGCGTCCACCGAGCACACCCCCGAGGCCTTCGACTCCGAGCATCCGCTGTTCCTGCTCTACACCTCGGGCACGACGGGGAAGCCCAAGGGAATCGTGCACACGACCGGCGGCTACCTCGTGCAGTCGTCGTACACCCACCACAACGTGTTCGACGTCAAACCCGACACCGACGTGTACTGGTGCACCGCGGACATCGGCTGGGTCACCGGCCACACCTACATCACCTACGGCCCGCTGTCGAACGGCGTCACCCAGGTGGTTTACGAGGGCACCCCGACCTCACCGAGCGAGCACCGTCATTTCGAGGTCATCGAGAAGTACGGCGTCACCATCTACTACACCGCGCCGACGCTGGTCCGCACGTTCATGAAACTCGGCCGCGCGGTCCCCGACGCCCACGATCTGTCGAGTCTGCGGCTACTCGGTTCGGTCGGTGAGCCGATCAACCCCGAGGCGTGGCGTTGGTACCGGAATGTGTTCGGCGACAACAATATCCCGGTCGTCGACACGTGGTGGCAGACCGAGACCGGCGCGATCATGATCTCGCCGCTGCCGGGTGTCACGGCCGCGAAACCCGGTTCGGCGATGACCCCGTTGCCGGGCATCTCGGCCAAGATCGTCGACGACGACGGTAACCAACTCCCGCCCGGCAGCGACCACGGTGAGCAGGCCAACGGGTACCTGGTGCTCGACCAGCCCTGGCCGGCGATGCTGCGCGGCATCTGGGGCGATCCGCAGCGCTTCAAGGAGACCTACTGGTCCCGATTCGCCGAGCAGGGTTGGTACTTCGCCGGTGACGGCGCGCGTTACGACGCCGACGGCAACATCTGGGTGCTGGGCCGCATCGACGATGTGATGAACATATCCGGGCACCGGATCTCCACCGCGGAGGTGGAGTCGGCGCTCGTGGGTCACGCGCACGTCGCCGAGGCCGCCGTCGTGGGCGCCACCGACGACCACACCGGTCAGGCGATCTGCGCGTTCGTCATCCTCGAGTCCTCCGCGGCCGACAAACCACACGAGCACATGGTCGAGGAGTTGCGCGCCGAAGTGGCCAAGGAGATCTCCCCGATCGCCCGCCCGCGCGAGATCCACGTGGTGCCCGAGCTCCCCAAGACCCGCAGCGGCAAGATCATGCGACGACTGCTGCGCGACGTCGCCGAAGGCCGCGAACTCGGCGACACCTCGACGCTCGTCGACCCCGGCGTGTTCGAGGCGATCCGCGCCAGCAAGGCCGAGGTTTAG
- a CDS encoding alpha/beta fold hydrolase, translated as MPPPDPSVVRIDGPWRHLEVHANGIRFHVVEAETPDAATVPVTERPLVILLHGFASFWWSWRHQLRGLSGARVVAVDLRGYGGSDKPPRGYDGWTLAGDTAGLVRALGHQTATLVGHADGGLVCWATSVLHPRVVRAIAVVSSPHPAALRTSATRRRDQGRALLPSLLRYQTPMWPERALTRHDGAAVENLVRARSGVNWQATEDFSETIGHLRKAIQIPSAAHSALEYQRWAVRSQLRGEGRRFMRLMKRPLVIPMLHLRGDSDPYVLADPVYRTQHFTPHGSYVSLSDAGHYGHEEAPEEANEHLGRFLGHVYGG; from the coding sequence ATGCCCCCGCCTGACCCGTCGGTCGTCCGGATCGACGGTCCCTGGCGCCATCTCGAGGTCCACGCCAACGGTATCCGCTTCCACGTCGTCGAGGCGGAAACCCCGGATGCGGCCACCGTTCCGGTGACCGAGCGGCCCCTGGTGATCCTGCTGCACGGATTCGCCTCGTTCTGGTGGTCGTGGCGTCATCAGCTCAGGGGGCTCAGCGGTGCCCGTGTCGTGGCGGTCGACCTCCGCGGATACGGCGGCAGCGACAAACCACCCCGCGGCTACGACGGCTGGACGCTGGCCGGTGACACGGCGGGTCTGGTGCGCGCCCTGGGCCACCAGACCGCGACGCTGGTCGGTCACGCCGACGGTGGGCTGGTGTGCTGGGCGACATCGGTGCTGCACCCCCGCGTGGTCCGCGCGATCGCCGTGGTCAGTTCACCGCATCCCGCGGCACTGCGGACATCGGCGACGAGGCGGCGCGATCAGGGTCGGGCGCTGCTGCCGTCGCTGCTGCGGTATCAGACGCCGATGTGGCCGGAACGGGCGCTCACCCGCCACGACGGCGCGGCGGTCGAGAATCTCGTGCGCGCCCGCTCCGGCGTCAATTGGCAAGCGACGGAGGATTTCTCGGAGACGATCGGACACCTGCGCAAGGCGATCCAGATTCCGTCGGCCGCGCACTCCGCGCTGGAGTACCAACGCTGGGCGGTGCGCAGCCAGCTGCGCGGCGAGGGTCGTCGCTTCATGCGTTTGATGAAGCGGCCACTGGTGATCCCGATGCTGCACCTGCGTGGCGACTCCGATCCGTACGTCCTCGCCGACCCGGTGTACCGCACCCAGCATTTCACGCCGCACGGAAGTTACGTATCGCTCAGCGACGCAGGCCATTACGGTCACGAGGAAGCCCCCGAGGAGGCCAACGAGCACCTCGGCCGATTCCTCGGCCACGTGTACGGCGGCTAG
- a CDS encoding DUF4244 domain-containing protein translates to MSLKATLEELQARLTVLAVDDAGMSTVEYAIGTVAAAAFGAILYTVVTGDSIMSALTNIISRALNTNV, encoded by the coding sequence ATGTCACTCAAGGCGACACTCGAGGAGTTGCAGGCGCGGTTGACCGTGCTGGCGGTCGACGACGCCGGCATGTCCACCGTCGAGTACGCCATCGGAACCGTAGCCGCGGCGGCGTTCGGCGCCATCCTCTACACGGTGGTCACCGGCGACTCGATCATGAGCGCACTGACCAACATCATCAGCCGCGCGCTCAACACCAATGTCTGA
- a CDS encoding TadE family type IV pilus minor pilin yields MLGVCVAGLSAVGAQVRCVDAAREAARLAARGDDRSATEVAGRIAPKGAAVDLRWDGDLVYARVSSRPPILFGVNISAQAVAVAEPGVR; encoded by the coding sequence GTGCTCGGCGTGTGTGTCGCCGGCCTGTCGGCCGTCGGGGCGCAGGTGCGGTGCGTCGACGCCGCGCGTGAGGCGGCACGCCTGGCGGCGCGCGGTGACGACCGGTCGGCGACCGAGGTGGCCGGCAGGATCGCCCCGAAGGGGGCGGCGGTGGACCTGCGGTGGGACGGTGACCTGGTCTATGCCCGCGTCAGCAGCAGGCCTCCGATCCTGTTCGGTGTCAACATCTCCGCGCAGGCGGTGGCCGTGGCCGAACCCGGCGTCCGATGA
- a CDS encoding phage holin family protein, which yields MSRGDRKNGVPTTVTSIPLVDPHAPKPDPSIGDLVKDATSQVSTLVRAEVELAKAEITRDVKKGLTGSIFFIAALVVLFYSTFFFFFFAAELLDTWLWRWASFLIVFGVMVLVTALLALLGYLKVRRIRGPQKTIESVKETREALTPGHDKAPKAVAITDGQKTGDPSGW from the coding sequence GTGAGCCGAGGCGATCGCAAGAACGGCGTGCCCACCACCGTCACATCGATACCGCTGGTGGACCCCCATGCGCCCAAGCCCGATCCCTCGATCGGCGATCTGGTCAAAGACGCCACCTCACAGGTGTCGACGCTCGTGCGCGCCGAGGTCGAACTGGCCAAGGCCGAGATCACCCGGGACGTCAAGAAGGGTCTGACCGGGAGCATCTTCTTCATCGCCGCACTGGTCGTGTTGTTCTACTCGACGTTCTTCTTCTTCTTCTTCGCCGCCGAACTGCTCGACACCTGGTTGTGGCGGTGGGCGTCCTTCCTGATCGTCTTCGGCGTCATGGTCCTGGTGACCGCGCTGCTGGCGCTGCTCGGTTATCTGAAGGTGCGCCGTATCCGGGGCCCGCAGAAGACGATCGAGTCGGTGAAGGAGACGCGTGAAGCGCTGACCCCGGGCCATGACAAGGCGCCGAAGGCGGTCGCGATCACAGACGGCCAGAAGACCGGCGACCCATCCGGTTGGTAA
- the ssd gene encoding septum site-determining protein Ssd, giving the protein MTTPGVLALLSGPTLRDDVDRVAAAAAVVVVHAAEPSSRKAWTAAAAILLDDQAARRCAAQALPRRDRVVLVGRAPLGEEQWHAAIAVGAQRVMALPEQESDLVVLLADAAESVRDDVRRGPVAAVVAGRGGAGASVLAAALALSVTDALLVDVDPWSGGLDLLLGVETTAGLRWPDLALRAGRVGYPALRDALPRRGGVTLLANGRGGGEIDPTALAAVVEAGSRGGTTVVCDVPRRSTAAAENALDAADLVIMVVTAEVRACAAAGAMVPWLSAINPNVGLVVRGPAPGGLRAAEVAASVGLPLLAAMRPQPGVAEALERGGLRVARRAPLAAAARRVLEVLQRHPAEAVA; this is encoded by the coding sequence ATGACCACCCCAGGCGTACTCGCTCTGCTGAGCGGTCCGACCCTGCGCGACGACGTCGACCGCGTCGCGGCGGCGGCCGCGGTCGTCGTCGTCCACGCCGCCGAACCGTCGAGCCGCAAGGCGTGGACCGCCGCGGCGGCCATCCTCCTCGACGACCAGGCGGCCCGCCGGTGCGCCGCGCAGGCACTGCCCAGACGTGACCGCGTCGTCCTCGTCGGGCGGGCACCGCTCGGCGAGGAGCAATGGCACGCCGCGATCGCCGTGGGCGCGCAGCGGGTGATGGCGCTGCCGGAGCAGGAGAGCGACCTGGTCGTCCTGCTCGCCGACGCCGCCGAATCGGTGCGCGACGACGTCCGACGAGGCCCTGTCGCCGCCGTCGTGGCAGGTCGGGGCGGGGCAGGGGCCTCGGTGCTCGCCGCGGCGCTCGCCCTGTCGGTCACCGATGCGCTGCTCGTCGACGTGGATCCCTGGAGTGGTGGGCTGGACCTGCTGCTCGGGGTCGAGACCACGGCCGGACTGCGTTGGCCGGATCTGGCGCTGCGGGCCGGCCGGGTCGGGTATCCGGCGCTGCGCGACGCGCTGCCTCGGCGCGGCGGCGTCACACTGCTGGCGAACGGACGCGGCGGAGGCGAGATCGACCCGACGGCGCTGGCCGCGGTGGTGGAGGCAGGCAGCCGCGGCGGCACGACGGTGGTCTGCGACGTGCCGCGCCGCTCGACCGCCGCGGCCGAGAACGCGCTCGACGCCGCCGATTTGGTGATCATGGTCGTCACCGCCGAGGTCCGGGCATGCGCGGCGGCCGGCGCGATGGTGCCGTGGCTGTCGGCGATCAACCCCAACGTCGGCCTGGTGGTTCGCGGGCCCGCGCCGGGCGGTTTGCGCGCGGCCGAGGTCGCGGCTTCGGTCGGACTGCCACTGCTGGCGGCGATGCGACCGCAGCCCGGGGTGGCCGAGGCGCTCGAACGCGGTGGTCTGCGGGTCGCCCGGCGCGCACCGCTGGCGGCCGCGGCGCGCCGCGTGCTGGAAGTGCTGCAGCGTCATCCCGCGGAGGCGGTGGCGTGA
- a CDS encoding Fic family protein, whose protein sequence is MTDPLAPLVELPGVAEASEEARNALGRAHRHKTNLRGWPATAAEAALRAARASSVLDGGSLQLADTGEADPVLAGALRVSQALEGGATALVDVWQRAPLQALARLHSLAAADLTDDEHLGRPRADAGVGKRLELLVEILTGGSRAPAPVLAAIAHGELLTLAPFGTADGVVARGVSRLVTITSGLDPHGLGVPEVYWMRQSGDYQAAARGFASGTADGLTAWLLLSCRALHEGAREALQIASTSAN, encoded by the coding sequence ATGACCGATCCGCTGGCCCCCCTCGTCGAGCTGCCCGGAGTGGCCGAGGCCAGTGAGGAGGCCCGCAACGCACTGGGGCGGGCACATCGGCACAAGACCAACCTGCGCGGCTGGCCCGCCACGGCCGCCGAGGCGGCTTTGCGGGCGGCGCGGGCGTCGTCGGTGCTCGACGGCGGATCCCTGCAACTGGCGGACACCGGTGAAGCCGATCCCGTCCTGGCCGGTGCGTTGCGGGTGTCGCAGGCCCTCGAGGGTGGTGCGACCGCGCTGGTCGACGTGTGGCAGCGCGCTCCGCTGCAGGCGCTCGCCCGGCTGCATTCGTTGGCGGCCGCCGACCTCACCGACGACGAACACCTCGGTCGGCCCCGTGCGGACGCCGGCGTCGGCAAGCGGCTGGAACTGCTGGTCGAGATCCTCACCGGCGGCTCGCGGGCACCGGCCCCGGTCCTCGCCGCCATCGCGCACGGCGAACTGCTGACGCTGGCGCCGTTCGGGACGGCCGACGGTGTGGTGGCCAGGGGGGTGTCGCGGTTGGTGACGATCACCAGCGGGCTGGACCCGCACGGCCTCGGCGTTCCGGAGGTGTACTGGATGCGCCAGTCCGGGGACTATCAGGCCGCCGCCCGCGGCTTCGCGTCCGGGACAGCAGACGGTCTCACGGCGTGGTTGCTGCTGAGTTGCCGGGCGCTGCACGAGGGGGCCCGCGAGGCCCTGCAGATCGCCTCGACATCCGCGAACTGA
- a CDS encoding Rv3654c family TadE-like protein — protein MSTSPRRRWPWPNPASDDRGAASLTAVAAVAVLIAVTGGLTQVGSAVAARHRAQAAADLAALAAAARIASGARSACAQAALVARAMDTTVTDCAADGLEVVVHVEARVGSGTWRFGPAHAAARGGPVLLR, from the coding sequence GTGTCAACATCTCCGCGCAGGCGGTGGCCGTGGCCGAACCCGGCGTCCGATGACCGCGGCGCGGCGAGCCTCACCGCGGTCGCCGCCGTGGCGGTGCTGATCGCCGTCACGGGTGGTCTGACACAGGTGGGCTCGGCGGTGGCCGCGCGTCACCGGGCGCAGGCCGCCGCGGATCTCGCCGCGCTGGCCGCCGCCGCACGGATCGCCTCGGGAGCCCGATCAGCCTGTGCGCAGGCGGCTCTCGTCGCCCGGGCGATGGACACGACGGTGACCGACTGCGCCGCCGACGGTCTGGAGGTGGTGGTCCACGTCGAAGCCCGGGTGGGGTCGGGTACCTGGAGATTCGGGCCCGCGCACGCGGCCGCGCGTGGGGGACCGGTGCTACTCCGGTGA
- a CDS encoding type II secretion system F family protein: MSVAAVALALALLLNPVDVSRRLHPPAPRPARRGLVHALTVPAALSAIVLWSVTSVGVVMAAAVAGATAAVRIRNRRRRIRRNRESESLQSALEVLVGELRVGAHPVAAFETAAGEIDGQVADSLRAVAARARLGADVAAGLHDTARKSSLASQWDRIAVCWQLAQTHGLSIAALMQTAQRDIAERQRFSSRVSAGMAGARATAAVLAGLPVLGIGLGQMIGADPGRLLLGGGAGGWLLLIGVTLSCAGLLWSDRITAGVTT; encoded by the coding sequence ATGAGCGTCGCCGCCGTCGCGCTCGCGTTGGCGCTGCTGCTCAACCCCGTCGACGTGAGTCGGCGCTTGCACCCCCCTGCGCCGCGGCCGGCGCGCCGCGGACTGGTCCACGCGCTGACCGTGCCGGCCGCCCTGTCGGCGATCGTGCTGTGGTCGGTGACATCCGTCGGCGTGGTAATGGCCGCGGCGGTGGCCGGCGCCACCGCGGCAGTACGGATCCGCAACCGGCGCAGAAGGATACGGCGTAACCGCGAGTCGGAGTCGTTGCAGTCTGCGCTCGAGGTCCTGGTGGGCGAACTCCGCGTGGGCGCACACCCGGTGGCCGCGTTCGAAACCGCCGCCGGCGAGATCGACGGGCAGGTGGCGGATTCCCTGCGGGCCGTCGCGGCGCGCGCCCGGCTCGGCGCCGATGTCGCGGCGGGTCTGCACGACACCGCGAGGAAGTCTTCGCTCGCCTCGCAGTGGGACCGCATCGCGGTGTGCTGGCAGCTGGCCCAGACCCACGGCCTGTCCATCGCCGCGCTGATGCAGACCGCGCAGCGCGACATCGCCGAACGACAACGCTTTTCGTCGCGGGTGAGCGCCGGGATGGCCGGGGCGCGGGCGACCGCCGCGGTGCTGGCGGGGCTGCCCGTCCTCGGCATCGGCCTCGGTCAGATGATCGGGGCCGACCCGGGGCGCCTCCTGCTGGGCGGCGGGGCAGGCGGCTGGCTGCTGCTGATCGGTGTGACGCTGTCCTGCGCCGGCCTGCTGTGGTCGGACCGCATCACCGCGGGTGTGACGACGTGA
- a CDS encoding type II secretion system F family protein, with the protein MSAAAALLALALLLTGRDGGVRMGRLRTAGRRTARPTERGGADPLAAASTFDVLTACLTSGMAVSSAASAAAASAPTGLAAILARAADMLALGADAATAWSDPGTPLDDHARALMRLARRSAESGTALAQGVADLAAESRSDAADAARATAERAGVLIAAPLGVCYLPAFLCLGIVPVVVGLAGDVLQSGLW; encoded by the coding sequence GTGAGCGCGGCGGCGGCCCTGCTGGCCCTGGCGCTGCTGCTGACCGGCCGCGACGGCGGTGTGCGGATGGGCCGGTTGCGCACGGCCGGGCGGCGGACCGCCCGGCCAACCGAGCGGGGCGGAGCGGACCCACTCGCAGCGGCGTCGACCTTCGACGTGCTGACGGCCTGCCTGACCTCGGGAATGGCGGTGTCGTCGGCCGCGTCCGCGGCGGCGGCCTCAGCACCGACCGGCCTGGCCGCAATCCTCGCGAGGGCCGCCGACATGCTGGCGCTCGGCGCGGACGCGGCGACCGCCTGGTCGGACCCCGGGACCCCGCTCGACGACCATGCCCGCGCCCTGATGCGACTGGCCCGGCGGTCCGCGGAGTCCGGTACGGCGCTCGCGCAGGGCGTCGCCGACCTGGCGGCCGAATCGCGAAGCGACGCAGCCGATGCGGCGCGGGCCACCGCAGAGCGGGCAGGTGTCCTGATCGCCGCGCCGCTCGGAGTGTGTTACCTGCCGGCCTTCCTGTGCCTGGGCATCGTGCCCGTGGTGGTCGGCCTGGCCGGGGACGTCCTGCAGTCGGGGTTGTGGTGA